Part of the Pedobacter roseus genome is shown below.
CCGATGATATCAGCTTAATGTAGGATCATAAAATTATTTTCTTATTCGAACCATTAGCCAATTATTTATAATATGAGAAGATTACCCATTTACTTTTTAATAGATATTTCCGAATCGATGGTTGGCGATCAGATCCAACAGGTAGAAGAAGGCATGGCAACCATTATCAAAGCCATTAAAACCGATCCTTATGCCATAGAAACCGTTTGGATTTCGATCATTGTTTTTGCCGGACAAGCTAAAACCCTGGTTCCTCTACAAGAGGTGGTGAGTTTTTATCCGCCAAAATTTCCTATTGGCGGGGGCACATCTTTAAGTAAAGGTTTAGGGCATTTAATGTTCCAGATGAGAAAGGATATCGTTAAAACCACCATGGAGCAAAAAGGCGATTGGAAACCAATTGTATTTCTGTTTACCGATGGTGTACCCACCGATGACACTAAAAGTGCCATTGCCGAATGGAAACAGAACTGGAAGCGTACCGTAAACATGGTGGCCATTTCTTTTGGCAACAGTACAGATACAAGGATTTTAGCAGAGTTGACCGAAAATGTGCTTCAGTTTAAAAATGCAGGTACTGAAGATTACAATAAGTTTTTTAAATGGGTAACAGATTCCATTAAAACCAGCAGTATCAGTGTAGAAAATAACGAATCGGGCTTCGAACTCGCAAAATTGGATGGCGATACGCTTTCTAAAATCGATATTTCCAAAGCACCCGCTACTAAACAGTATATTGATAATAATTATGTTGTATTATCGGCCAAATGCCAGAATACAAAACGGCCATATCTGATGAAATACCGGAAAGTGGTTAACGAATCAGGTTTTGATGGTTTAAATCTGCAAACTCAGGCTTATCGTCTGGTGGGTGGTTTTCAGGTAGATCAATCTTATTATGAGCTCTGCGAAGATAATGGCATACAGCAAAAAGTAAATACCGAAGAACTGATAGGTGCACCCTCATGCCCCTGCTGTGGTAACCAATTTGGCCTGGCCATGTGCCAATGCCAAAAAATACACTGTATCGGTAACGAAACCATGAGTACTTGTCCCTGGTGTGGTAGTACAGGCAGTTACGGTTATGGCGAAGGTGGTTTTGATGTTGGAAGAGCACAAGGTTAGGCATGGTCGAAACCAGAATGTACATCGAAAACCTGTTTAAACGATTTAATGTTCAGGTACCGGCAAACAGACAGAAACTCTTTGAGCAGTTTATGTACGAAGAATTTAATGTTGAGGCCGTAAAACTGATCATGGAAAAACACAAAATTATCATGGAAAATTGGGAGTTGAAAGTAAGGATTGAGGATGTTTTAGCAAAGCAGATGATTATTCCGAATGCTACAGTTGCAAAACCATACCAGGCAGCATTGGATTTTAACCAGCCGGAATTTCAGGAGATCAGCTTTGTCGAGTTTGAGGGTTTAAATCAATATGGACTCAATTTTAATCCGGAACTTAAACTGATAGAAGGTATCCCAAACCAAAGCGGCGATTTTAAAGTCAAAATGAGATTTAAGGTTTTCGGCGAAGACGAAAATTCAGAACCAAATACCAAAATGATCTCTTTGGTTGTGAATGCGGATCCCAAATCTCTCTGGAAAAATATTGCCAGCGATGATCAAAAAGACGAAATCTGGAAAGAGCAGCATTATTGGAAGCCCGATCAGGTGGAGGATTTTCAGAAATTGGGCAGTAAGCATATTTTAGTTTCCTCCAAAAGAGGGAGAAGCCACGCCAATGTGGGTTCTTTTAGGGAAGATGATTATGCTTTTAAATATTTTGAGGCTAACGGCTGGAGCATTGTTTGCGTGGCTGATGGTGCCGGAAGTGCCAAGTTAGCCAGGCAGGGATCTAAAATTGCTTGCAAAGCGGTTGTTGATTATTTTGAACAAAATTTAACTGATGATAGCCTAAAACAATTTGACGAAATCTTATTGCATCACCATCAAGAGGGGGGGATAGTCAGCAGATCAGCCATTTTGTGTACAATAACCTTTCAAAAGCAGCCCTTTATGCCCACAGGCAGATCGAAGAATTTGCTACAGAAATAAATCACCCTATTAAAGATTTCCATTCTACCCTGATTTTCGCGCTGGTTAAAAAGTTCGATTTTGGTTATGCCATTTTAACTTTTGGCGTTGGTGATTGTCCGATTGGCTTATTAAATAATGATTTAACTGAAATTAAGCTAATGAACTGGCTCGACGTTGGCGAATTTGGCGGTGGAACCAGGTTTATCACCATGCCCGAAATTTTTAGCAGTGAAAAATTCCCTACACGCTTTGGTTTTACTTTAACTGATGACTTCTCTTACCTGATGCTCATGACGGATGGTATATACGACGCCAAGTTTGTGGTAGAGGCCAATTTAGAGAAATTGGAAAACTGGAAAACATTTGTTGATGATTTAAAAGGAAATAATGAAGATCGTGCTGCGGTAAACTTCGATGCCTCAAATCCGGAAATTGCTCATCAGCTTTCTGCATGGATGGATTTCTGGAGTCCCGGAAACCACGATGATCGAACTTTGGCCATCATTTTTTAATAAGCATCATGTCGATAATTACCGTAAAATCCATACTAACCGATCGTTCCTATCAATATGTTGATAATGGCGACCCTAAAAGCGGAACGGCCAAAAATGTATATTTTAGTCCCGACCGGAAATATGTGGTGGCTATTTTTAAAGAAAAGCAGGATTTTAATCAAAAAGAACGTTTAACCAGGATTGTAACCAGGTATTTAGATCAGATTCAATCCAAAGAGGCCGGAGATTATTATTTAAATGAAATATATCGCTGGCCAACTGATCTTATAGAAACTAAAGATAGAATTGGGATTATTGTTCCGATTTACAGTTCGAAGTTCTTTTTTGCAAAAGGTTATTCATCCAGCGATCTGATCAAAGGAGAAGAAAAGAATGGAAAATGGTTTGCGGGGGCTAAATTCCGTAATAAACTGTTTCCCTTAAGCTTGGATCAGACAGAACTGGGCAGGTGGTTAAATTATTTCCAGATTGGCATTAACCTTTCGAGGGGTGTGAAAAAGATGCATCAAATGGGCTTGTCGCATTCTGATTTATCTTATAACAATGTGTTAATCGATCCTTCAAGCGGCTCGGCCTGCATGATAGATTTGGATGGTTTGGTTGTCCCTGGCTTATTTCAGGCAGAAGTGATCGGAACGGCCGATTTTATTGCGCCAGAAGTATTGGCTACCAAACACCTCAATAAAACTGATCCTGCAAGAAAACTTCCTAACCGCTTAACTGATTTACATGCATTAGCCTGTTTAATCTACATGTATTTATTGCACAGGCATCCCTTAAAAGGCGGTAAAGTACACGATCTCGATACCGAAAAAGATGACCTGTTAAGTATGGGCGAAAAAGCTTTATTTATCGAGCATCCCACCGATTTATCAAACCGGCCCAAAATGAACCAGATTTCTAAATGGGATACCTATTGGGCAGATGTAAATAAAATTCCATATACCATCACCGGGCCTTACCTTAAAACCTTGTTTGATAAGGCTTTTATAGATGGTCTGCACAATCCCATGCAACGGCCTACCGCCGAAGAATGGGAAATTGCGCTGTTAAAAACCACTGATCTGATGCAACAATGCAGTAATACCTACTGTGATCAGAAATGGTATGTTTTCGATAACACCACTATTCCAAAATGTCCTTTTTGTGGCACCAGCCATCAAGGAACATTACCGGTTTTAGATCTGTATTATCAGTTTCAGCCCACGGTTTGGCGACCAGAAAACCATCGGTTAATGGTTTACAACAACCAATATTTATTTCAGTGGCATGTTAACCGGAACGTGATCAGGAATGAACGGTTAACCGCCGAACAGAAAATTCCGGTTGGCTATTTTACTTTTCACGAAGGGAAATGGGTTTTCGTTAATCAAACACTCACTTCATTGATCGATAAAACTGAAGATAAAGAGTTACCTGTTAATACTATGGTCGAATTAACCGATGGCAAAAAGCTGCTTCTCTCAAAAGAAGATGGTGGAAGGGTTATTTTGGTTACACTGGCAAATAAATAGAAGGTAATCTTCAGAAAATGCCAAATCTTAATATTCGATTTGAAATTGAGAAATTTATTAACTTTGTGTTGTTTTTACACAAATTAGGGAATGATCAATCAAAATATCAAAATCGCTGTTGATGCCATTGTTTTTGGCTACGAAAGAGGAACGCTTTATGTATTGGCTGTTCAGCAGCGCTTTGGTAAACTGGCCGATCGGTGGGTGTTGCCGGGTGGGTTTATTTTAGATGACGAACCTTTATTAACAGCAGTAGAACGTGAGCTTAAAGAAGAAGCTGGTATCACGGTGAATTACCTTGAACAGTTAGGCACTTTTGGTGATGATGTTAAACGCGATGAACGTTTCAGGGTAATTTCTGTTGCTTATTTTGCCTTAGTGAATCCTAAAAATTTTGTGCTGAAGGCCGATACTGATGCCAAAGATGCAAAATGGTTTCCAGTTGCTGAAGTTCCGCAATTAGGTTATGATCATAATGAAATGCTTAACCTCGCACATCAGCGGTTAAAAAGCAAACTGACTTATCAGCCCATCGGATTTGATCTTTTAGATCAGGAATTTCTCTTCTCCGACCTCGAAAATTTATATTGCTCCATTTTGGAAAGGGATATTGACAGGAGAAATTTCAGGAAAAAAATCTTAAGTTTTGGAATTGTTACAGAAACCGATAAGGTTGTTAAAATAGGCTCTAGCGGACGACCAGGTAGGCTTTTTACTTTCGATAAACCTAAATACAATCAACTTTTAAAAGAAAATTTCCAGTTTGACATTAGGTTTGCGTAAAAAAAACACAAATTATTCTTTGTGTTATAAAAATGATTTTTATATTTGTGTAAATAATACGCAAATATATGTTAAATCTAAATCCAAGTTTTACTCCGCTAGGCGAAAATAACTTAATCGAATACAAATCTTTCTTATTTGCAGGTGGCGAGCCACACATTAAAATTTCTAATAATTTTGATGCCAGCCTTCCGGTTACCATTACACACCGGATAAATTCTTTTAATGATTTAGGTCTGATCTGCATTACGGTTGATGCTTTGAAAAGGATGGGCGTAAAGGAAATCAATCTTTTTATTCCATATTTTCCAGCAGCAAGGCAAGATAGGGTAATGATTCCTGGCGAACCTTTATCGGTTAAAGTTTATGCCGATATCATCAATGCAATGGCTTTGGCAAGTGTTACCGTATTCGATCCCCATAGCGAAGTAACACCAGCATTGCTTAATAACTGCCTTACCATTTCCAATCATGAATTTATAAAACAGGTAATCGCAAAAATTGGAGCAGATGTAAAACTCATTTCCCCTGATGGAGGAGCTTTAAAGAAAATTTATAAAGTATCCGAATTTTTAGGAGGTGCAGAAGTTGTAGAATGCTCAAAAAGCAGAGATGTAAAAACCGGAAAACTTTCAGGGTTTAAAGTGTATAGTGATGATCTGGCTGGTGCCGATTGTTTAATAGTAGACGATATCTGCGATGGTGGCGGTACCTTTATCGGTTTGGCCGAAGCATTAAAGGCTAAAAATGCAGGAAAATTATATTTAGCCATTAGTCATGGCATATTCAGCAAAGGCTTTGATGAACTGGGTAAATATTTCGAGCAGATTTTTACTACCGATTCGATTAAAGAAGTGGATCACGTTGGCGTAACACAGATAACACTGGCGGAAATTTTATAAAATAAAGATGAAAACGATACTTCCCCCACAGGTTATTACTCCATCCGATGTTTCGGTGTTTCTTGCTGGAACCATTGATATGGGCAATTCGATCGATTGGCAACAAAAGTTTATCGATCGGGCAAATAATGAAGATACTTTGAATAATGTTATTGTTTTCAATCCGCGCAGAGCATCATGGGACCATACCTGGACGCAGACAATCGAAAATGCACAATTTAGTGAGCAGGTTAACTGGGAGCTGGATGCCATGGAAAATGCTGATGTGATTTTGTTGTTCCTTGAAAGTAATTCCAAATCACCAATTTCGATGATGGAATTAGGCTTATTTGCCGATTCAGGTAAGTTAATGGTTTGTTGTGAGAATGGATTTTGGAGAAAAGGCAATATCGATATCGTTTGTAAAAGGAAAGGGATCGATCAATACAATACATTCGATGAGCTTGGTACAGCTGTAATTGCGAAGCTTAAAAAATTGGTAGAAAGCAGGTAAGAATTAGTTTAAAGAAAATTGGCATGAAGTACGATATTAACTGGTTACTCAAAACCATAGATGGAAAGGAACTCGACTTATTAATGTTTTGGGGCCATCAAAGAAGCAAAGATGGATCAATCATTAAAACCTGCATGAGCCAATGGTGGCCATCTCCAATTTTTGAAAATGACATCACTTATCAAACAGCAGAGCATTACATGATGGCACAAAAAGCGCTTTTGTTTAATGATCAGGAGATTTTTGAAAAAATATTAACAAAAAATTCTCCGAAAGATGTAAAAGATCTGGGAAGGCAGATCAAAAATTTTGACGTAGAAAATTGGGATGCCCACAAATTTGATATTGTAAAACAGGGAAACCTGCTTAAGTTTTCTCAAAGTGAAGCATTGAAATCGTTCCTTTTGCAAACCAAAAGTAAAATACTGGTAGAAGCAAGTCCGGTAGATGCAATTTGGGGGATTGGTTTGGCAGAAGACAATTCGGATGCGCTAAATCCTGAAAAGTGGAAAGGTTTAAACCTATTGGGGTTCGCATTGATGGAAGTTAGAGATGAGTTATAAAATAAAACACCATGATCATAGAATTAATCAAAGCCGATATAACAACAATTAAAGCCGATGCCATCGTTAACGCGGCAAATAGTTCTTTGCTAGGTGGCGGAGGGGTTGATGGTGCCATCCACAGAAAAGGTGGCAAAGAAATTTTAAAAGCATGTGTAGCCATTAGGAATAAACAGGGAACATGCAAAACCGGAAATGCAGTAATTACAACGGCAGGTAATTTACCTGCAAAATATGTGATCCATACCGTTGGACCGGTGTGGAATGGAGAGAGTGAAAAAAATAAGGCTTTGCTTGCCGATTGTTACCGGAACAGCCTAAACCTTGCTATAAAAAACGGTGTTAAGGTAATTGCCTTCCCAAACATCAGTACGGGGATCTACCATTTCCCGAAAGATAAAGCAGCAGATATTGCCATTACTACGGTAAATAATTTCGCTCAAAAAGAAAAAATAGAAAAGGTAATCTTCGTTTGTTTCGACGATGAAAATTATGAACTCTACCTACAGAAATTGAATAGATAATATTCATATTATTATGGACACTAAAATAATAAAAGGCATAAGCAAATTGCTTAGCTATATTTTGAGGCATTCGCCAGAAACAATAAAGCTAAAGCTCGATGAAAATGGCTGGGCGGATGTGAACGAGCTGATTGCCAAATTCGACCTTTATGATTTAACATTAGATTTAGAGCTGCTTCAATACGTTGTTGAAAATAACGACAAAAAAAGATTTTCCTTTAACGAGGATAAAACCAAAATAAGGGCAAATCAAGGTCATTCCATTTCGGTAGAATTAAACTTAAATGAAACCGAGCCTTTGGAATACCTGTATCATGGTACGGTTGAAAAGGTCCTTTCGGACATTAAAACGCAGGGACTGCAAAAAATGAGCAGACAGCATGTGCACTTAAGCGCCGATAAAGAAACCGCTAATAAAGTGGGTGGCAGGAGAGGAAAACCCGTTATCCTAATCGTTAACAGCGGGGCGATGCATAGGGCAGGATATAAATTTTACCTATCGGCCAACAACGTGTGGCTTACAGATGTTGTGCCTGCTGAATATATAGAATTTTAACATGGGCAGAACATTGGTAATTGGCGATATACACGGCGGATTAAAAGGCCTGATCCAGCTTTTCGAGCGTGCAGAAGTATCAACCGAAGATAAGCTCATTTTTCTTGGTGATTACGTTGACGGATGGAGTGAGTCGGCTCAGGTGATCGATTACCTGATGCTTTTAGAAAAAAGCCATCAATGCATTTTTATCAAAGGCAATCACGATGCATGGTGTATCGATTGGCTCCAAAAAGGTATCGTTGATGATGTTTGGTTCGTACATGGTGGTAAATTAACCATCGAGAGCTATAAAGACATATCGGATACAATAAGACAGAAACACCTGGATTTCTTTGAACAGATGCACGATTATTATGTAGACAGACAGAACAACCTCTTTATTCATGCTGGTTTTTCTTCCATGCACGGACCGGAAAAGGAGCGTTATTCTTCCAATTATTCGTGGGACAGAACGTTATGGGAAATGGCGCTGACTATGGATAACCGGATTAAAAAAGATTCGGCCATTTATCCGAAACGTTTATTGCTTTATCACGAAATCTACATCGGCCATACACCAACGCTCTACTACAACGTTAAGGTGCCAATGCAGGGCTGTAATGTTTGGAATATAGATACCGGTGCTGCATTTACCGGAAAATTAAGCTGTTTGGATATCAAAACCAAACAATTTTGGCAAAGCGATACACTACAAAGCCTGTATCCGAACGAAAAAGGAAGAAATAAATAATAGTTAAATACATCAAAACCATGAATCCATTATTATTAACAGACGGTTATAAAGTTGACCACCGCAGACAGTACCCTGAAAATACCACACTGGTTTATTCCAATTGGACGCCCAGAAAAAGCAGGCTCGAAAATGTAAATCACGTGGTACTTTTTGGCTTACAGTACTTTATCAAAAAATACATTATCGATGATTTTAACCAGAATTTCTTTAAACAGCCAAAAGAAGAGATTTTAAGGAAATACGCCCGCAGGATCAATAATTACCTTGGCGAAAATCTGGTAGGAACACAGCACATTGCGGATTTGCATGATCTGGGTTATATCCCCATGGTTTTCAAATCACTTCCTGAAGGGGCCGAAGTGCCTTTGCGTGTACCCATGTTCACCATGTACAATACCAAACCAGAGTTTTTCTGGCTGACCAATTATTTCGAAACATTGCTTTCTGCAGTAGTTTGGTTGCCATGTAATTCGGCTACTCTTGCAAAACAGTACCGTACCATCTTGGATAAATATGCAGAAGAAACCTCGTCGGTGCCAGAATTTGTAGATTGGCAGGGACATGATTTCTCTATGCGCGGCATGGGTGGGATAGAAGCTGCGGTAACATCGGCCGCAGGCCATTTATTGAGTTTTACCGGAACCGACACCATCCCGGCAATTGATTTTCTGGAAGAATATTACAAAGCCGATTCAGATAAAGAGTTAATCGGTGGCTCTGTAGCCGCTACAGAGCACTCGGTAATGTGCATGGGAACCAATACTGGCGAGCTCGAAACTTTTAAACGCCTGATCCTCGAAGTTTATCCAAAAGGAATTGTGTCTATCGTTTCCGATACCTGGGATTTATGGAAAGTATTGACTGAGTATCTGCCTGTTTTAAAAGATGATATCATCGCCAGACCAGGTAAGGTGGTAATCAGGCCTGATTCTGGAGACCCGGTTGATATCATCTGTGGAAATCCAAATGGCAAAAATGAAAATGAGAAAAAAGGTGTGATAGAGCTGCTTTGGGATGTTTTTGGTGGAAAAACCAACGATAAAGGTTTTAAAGAACTGGTTCCACAGATTGGGGCCATTTACGGCGATAGCATCACTACTGAAAGAGCTACACAAATCTGCGAACGTTTAAAAGCCAAAGGTTTTGCTTCAACCAACGTGGTTTTCGGTATCGGTTCTTTCACTTATCAGTACAATACACGAGATACTTTTGGTTTTGCCATGAAAGCCACTTACGGCGAGGTAGATGGCGTTGGTCGTGAGATATTTAAAGATCCTATTACCGACGATGGAACCAAAAAATCGGCAAAAGGTTTACTGCAGATTTTTAAAAATGCAAAAGGAGAATATGAATTGAAAGATCAATGCACCTGGGAAGAAGAAGCCAAGGGCGAATTGAAGGAAGTTTTCAGGGATGGAAGCTTATTGATCGATTATTCTCTTACCGACATTAGAGAAAGGCTAAAGAATAGTTAACTTCGCGAAGTTTTTTAATCGATCGGCCTTTGGCTGGTCGATTAATTTTTTGAAAGATACCATGCAGAACAATTCCACATTTAACCATCAAGCCGATATTGTAAATAGTGCCATCAGATTTATAAATGCATGGTTTAAACAATCGAAGGCTATAACAGAAGAACTGAATGACTTTTTTATGCTTCCAGGTAATAAAATTATCGGCAAAGATGTCATTATTAGCAGGTTGAAAGGTATTTTCGGGCAATCTGATGAATATGTTGGTGGCAGATATGATATCATTGATGTTAATTTCGAACTACTGAACGATGGTAAAGGGATGGGCTTTGTTGAAGGTGTTGCCGGTTATCGGGATGTTCTTCAAAAACAATCTAAAATTATAAGCGGACCTTTTAAGCTTTATTTTGCGCTGTACAATGGCAGTTGGAAAATTGTTAATATTGAATTTCCGGGATTTAGTTATTAGGTTAATAAGATCAATGCACGAAATCGTCATTGCGAGAAGGCTTTTTCAGCCAGCGAAGCAATCTTACAACGATCGCTACCTGCATGTGCATTAAAATTGCTTCATTCTTCGGAATGACGCTCTTTTTTCCTGCCAGTCTCAACCTATCAAGCTAGCGTAACGTAGCCGAGAAATCTATCGAAGCAGATCTCTCCACTCCACTGCGTTCCGGTCGAGATGACGCGGCTTAATAACATTGATAATAATAAATGCGGAATATTATCCCCAATTCCATAATTTTTCTATCTTTGGTTTTTAATGAATTTCCTTTATCCGGGCTTTCTTTTTGCACTAATATCGGTTGCCATCCCGGTTATCATTCATTTATTCAATTTCAGGAAATTTAAAAAGATCTATTTCTCTAATGTTCAGCTTTTAAAAGAAGTAGAACAACAAAATTCATCGAAAGAAAAGCTTAAAAACCTGCTGATTTTAGCGTCGCGGATTTTAGCAATTATCTTTTTGGTGCTGGCATTTGCCCAGCCTTACATTCCGGAGCATAACCAAAAAACGACTGCTTTAAACAACGTAGTGAGTATTTATATTGATAATTCTTACAGCATGGAAGCCATTAATAAAGATGGCAACCTGCTCGATGAAGCTAAACGCAGGGCAAAAGAACTCGTTAAAGGTTTCGGTATTAACGATCGTTTCCAGCTTTTAACGAACGATTTCGAAGGAAAACACCAGCGTTCATTAAATGAAGAGGCGTTTTTGAAAGCTTTAGATGATGTGAAAATCTCTGCTGCAAACCGTAATCTTCAACAGATCTTAAACAGACAGGGCAATATTTTAACCGGTGCAGGAAATAAATACAGCTTCTTGATATCTGATTTTCAAAAAAATATCTCCGCCACTAACAAACTCCAAACCAAGGCCGATATTCAATATTCATTCCTAAAACTGAATGCCAATACCCTGCCTAATGTGGCGGTTGACAGCGTTTGGGTACTTTCGCCAAACCATCAGCCCGGTGCAAATGAGCGTTTAGTGGTTCAGTTAAAAAATTATTCTGAAGAAGAAGCCAAAAATGTTCCTTTAAAACTCAGCATCAACAATCAGCAAAAAGGTTTAGGCGCTGTAACCATTCCAGGAGGAAAAACCGTTAAGGATACATTAAATTTTTCCGGACTAACTGTAGGATGGCAAAAAGGGATG
Proteins encoded:
- a CDS encoding TerY-C metal binding domain-containing protein, which codes for MRRLPIYFLIDISESMVGDQIQQVEEGMATIIKAIKTDPYAIETVWISIIVFAGQAKTLVPLQEVVSFYPPKFPIGGGTSLSKGLGHLMFQMRKDIVKTTMEQKGDWKPIVFLFTDGVPTDDTKSAIAEWKQNWKRTVNMVAISFGNSTDTRILAELTENVLQFKNAGTEDYNKFFKWVTDSIKTSSISVENNESGFELAKLDGDTLSKIDISKAPATKQYIDNNYVVLSAKCQNTKRPYLMKYRKVVNESGFDGLNLQTQAYRLVGGFQVDQSYYELCEDNGIQQKVNTEELIGAPSCPCCGNQFGLAMCQCQKIHCIGNETMSTCPWCGSTGSYGYGEGGFDVGRAQG
- a CDS encoding helix-hairpin-helix domain-containing protein, with amino-acid sequence MSIITVKSILTDRSYQYVDNGDPKSGTAKNVYFSPDRKYVVAIFKEKQDFNQKERLTRIVTRYLDQIQSKEAGDYYLNEIYRWPTDLIETKDRIGIIVPIYSSKFFFAKGYSSSDLIKGEEKNGKWFAGAKFRNKLFPLSLDQTELGRWLNYFQIGINLSRGVKKMHQMGLSHSDLSYNNVLIDPSSGSACMIDLDGLVVPGLFQAEVIGTADFIAPEVLATKHLNKTDPARKLPNRLTDLHALACLIYMYLLHRHPLKGGKVHDLDTEKDDLLSMGEKALFIEHPTDLSNRPKMNQISKWDTYWADVNKIPYTITGPYLKTLFDKAFIDGLHNPMQRPTAEEWEIALLKTTDLMQQCSNTYCDQKWYVFDNTTIPKCPFCGTSHQGTLPVLDLYYQFQPTVWRPENHRLMVYNNQYLFQWHVNRNVIRNERLTAEQKIPVGYFTFHEGKWVFVNQTLTSLIDKTEDKELPVNTMVELTDGKKLLLSKEDGGRVILVTLANK
- a CDS encoding protein phosphatase 2C domain-containing protein; this encodes MYNNLSKAALYAHRQIEEFATEINHPIKDFHSTLIFALVKKFDFGYAILTFGVGDCPIGLLNNDLTEIKLMNWLDVGEFGGGTRFITMPEIFSSEKFPTRFGFTLTDDFSYLMLMTDGIYDAKFVVEANLEKLENWKTFVDDLKGNNEDRAAVNFDASNPEIAHQLSAWMDFWSPGNHDDRTLAIIF
- the prs gene encoding ribose-phosphate diphosphokinase, giving the protein MLNLNPSFTPLGENNLIEYKSFLFAGGEPHIKISNNFDASLPVTITHRINSFNDLGLICITVDALKRMGVKEINLFIPYFPAARQDRVMIPGEPLSVKVYADIINAMALASVTVFDPHSEVTPALLNNCLTISNHEFIKQVIAKIGADVKLISPDGGALKKIYKVSEFLGGAEVVECSKSRDVKTGKLSGFKVYSDDLAGADCLIVDDICDGGGTFIGLAEALKAKNAGKLYLAISHGIFSKGFDELGKYFEQIFTTDSIKEVDHVGVTQITLAEIL
- a CDS encoding nicotinate phosphoribosyltransferase, whose product is MNPLLLTDGYKVDHRRQYPENTTLVYSNWTPRKSRLENVNHVVLFGLQYFIKKYIIDDFNQNFFKQPKEEILRKYARRINNYLGENLVGTQHIADLHDLGYIPMVFKSLPEGAEVPLRVPMFTMYNTKPEFFWLTNYFETLLSAVVWLPCNSATLAKQYRTILDKYAEETSSVPEFVDWQGHDFSMRGMGGIEAAVTSAAGHLLSFTGTDTIPAIDFLEEYYKADSDKELIGGSVAATEHSVMCMGTNTGELETFKRLILEVYPKGIVSIVSDTWDLWKVLTEYLPVLKDDIIARPGKVVIRPDSGDPVDIICGNPNGKNENEKKGVIELLWDVFGGKTNDKGFKELVPQIGAIYGDSITTERATQICERLKAKGFASTNVVFGIGSFTYQYNTRDTFGFAMKATYGEVDGVGREIFKDPITDDGTKKSAKGLLQIFKNAKGEYELKDQCTWEEEAKGELKEVFRDGSLLIDYSLTDIRERLKNS
- a CDS encoding NADAR family protein, which gives rise to MKYDINWLLKTIDGKELDLLMFWGHQRSKDGSIIKTCMSQWWPSPIFENDITYQTAEHYMMAQKALLFNDQEIFEKILTKNSPKDVKDLGRQIKNFDVENWDAHKFDIVKQGNLLKFSQSEALKSFLLQTKSKILVEASPVDAIWGIGLAEDNSDALNPEKWKGLNLLGFALMEVRDEL
- a CDS encoding NUDIX hydrolase → MINQNIKIAVDAIVFGYERGTLYVLAVQQRFGKLADRWVLPGGFILDDEPLLTAVERELKEEAGITVNYLEQLGTFGDDVKRDERFRVISVAYFALVNPKNFVLKADTDAKDAKWFPVAEVPQLGYDHNEMLNLAHQRLKSKLTYQPIGFDLLDQEFLFSDLENLYCSILERDIDRRNFRKKILSFGIVTETDKVVKIGSSGRPGRLFTFDKPKYNQLLKENFQFDIRFA
- a CDS encoding metallophosphoesterase family protein; amino-acid sequence: MGRTLVIGDIHGGLKGLIQLFERAEVSTEDKLIFLGDYVDGWSESAQVIDYLMLLEKSHQCIFIKGNHDAWCIDWLQKGIVDDVWFVHGGKLTIESYKDISDTIRQKHLDFFEQMHDYYVDRQNNLFIHAGFSSMHGPEKERYSSNYSWDRTLWEMALTMDNRIKKDSAIYPKRLLLYHEIYIGHTPTLYYNVKVPMQGCNVWNIDTGAAFTGKLSCLDIKTKQFWQSDTLQSLYPNEKGRNK
- a CDS encoding nucleoside 2-deoxyribosyltransferase domain-containing protein, yielding MKTILPPQVITPSDVSVFLAGTIDMGNSIDWQQKFIDRANNEDTLNNVIVFNPRRASWDHTWTQTIENAQFSEQVNWELDAMENADVILLFLESNSKSPISMMELGLFADSGKLMVCCENGFWRKGNIDIVCKRKGIDQYNTFDELGTAVIAKLKKLVESR
- a CDS encoding RNA 2'-phosphotransferase, translating into MDTKIIKGISKLLSYILRHSPETIKLKLDENGWADVNELIAKFDLYDLTLDLELLQYVVENNDKKRFSFNEDKTKIRANQGHSISVELNLNETEPLEYLYHGTVEKVLSDIKTQGLQKMSRQHVHLSADKETANKVGGRRGKPVILIVNSGAMHRAGYKFYLSANNVWLTDVVPAEYIEF
- a CDS encoding O-acetyl-ADP-ribose deacetylase — translated: MIIELIKADITTIKADAIVNAANSSLLGGGGVDGAIHRKGGKEILKACVAIRNKQGTCKTGNAVITTAGNLPAKYVIHTVGPVWNGESEKNKALLADCYRNSLNLAIKNGVKVIAFPNISTGIYHFPKDKAADIAITTVNNFAQKEKIEKVIFVCFDDENYELYLQKLNR
- a CDS encoding protein phosphatase 2C domain-containing protein — encoded protein: MVETRMYIENLFKRFNVQVPANRQKLFEQFMYEEFNVEAVKLIMEKHKIIMENWELKVRIEDVLAKQMIIPNATVAKPYQAALDFNQPEFQEISFVEFEGLNQYGLNFNPELKLIEGIPNQSGDFKVKMRFKVFGEDENSEPNTKMISLVVNADPKSLWKNIASDDQKDEIWKEQHYWKPDQVEDFQKLGSKHILVSSKRGRSHANVGSFREDDYAFKYFEANGWSIVCVADGAGSAKLARQGSKIACKAVVDYFEQNLTDDSLKQFDEILLHHHQEGGIVSRSAILCTITFQKQPFMPTGRSKNLLQK